A genome region from Ptiloglossa arizonensis isolate GNS036 chromosome 4, iyPtiAriz1_principal, whole genome shotgun sequence includes the following:
- the LOC143146335 gene encoding putative Rho GTPase-activating protein CG5521 isoform X3: protein MFSKKLHVDVKKSTLKIQDVKKDSATRFKHLKIVLENVDTDEAKGFFEGNFSHVYFILYDCFVSAEANLRQRVHKAHREELEQVLQLLEKVLILLPELLNRRWQCHSLARILQKLLHPGNSWKLRRQAVRYFILWYQALGENAPEHIHQMFASLVPGFPPQQPSPYKSERKVDGKKEKLAKVTGCDDKDKKEFYDTQLSQSTFHDNASNQCPVTPVDGGPILPPQSGEKPLDNETVRFLEALLEFMVTQVIKIEWRDKSSRQHKTFQFLLERFKVAYLRHICPDFDDNFSLYKPNLELPTMRKPTNQSQDNYVLCKVALIKWIASFTHIARKDGLFAHLSHSTTPNEESTDSELRRVSVTQNSTDSTLLSPESTVSQQENQNQEDNTVSAVTLVREVLYSNRDNVNFVHELYRQAFLLDFNHAGAIRKAIAVYKDWIQMNELPPFMLESLDSHKERDLDDTFKKDASDIDRSPSESYRQTRLRNDSYLGAIHRENLFIRAGLQNVLQVFITQASNVFFLEHSGPNASPTLLEEQTDSCKRVLNVYRYVVMHSRLEPGTWEQLLRVLLQITSLVLNEKLSRRKAQESIGGKLAPAIFQTLIVTWIKANLNVIISTQLWDQFLDVLTSLTQWEELIREWAKTLDTLTRVLARHVYNLDLNDLPLDRLSEQKTKRRRGVGSRAASTGSVQPPRKGSVDQENNVVSKENVTDHPMRDLRKVRPLPRSASDNTIYNGKARTKLQRNRTHTVHSGIPVLPLSIEQDMARLLSSGSTSSSGAGRKMLPNRRAKSLDSIIIVDSEPPSPRCPSPTPSSGVDSNKDSPIQIENIDGSSIDTNDASERRSVMAGGGVRGWLPDVAVVLWRRMLSALGDVNNIQDPSLHGQVMDYLVQLTQTLIKIRLNQGVSGDNQVTPPAPELIPPLTVIAPWCFKAIQLPDQYEVGKLAAYRLICLLTVQPQDINLPKQHLTLFYRAVHNGIVSNESKVLHVLVKYTGPRLFSLNLPGSSLLILDYIHAANVILSSQDIEAPRTEAVSIIGSLLSLPATTIKLPVLQPTPTDILTMTCPDAKEHIITILLRSCRREPTGIARCVALSSIAMFVYRELCFKNQHPRIPESVTVLLLALRASHAIVAQVACDSLLLLCDKADTLLELYPNVPSKIIQILSETLGYMSTRDRRGPLTISMLFCLGEWAMHLGPDVLLRVFQGKPLLMTLFTVLDNIVQDKVTKGQLSQSGKNHEDEDDDFDPDINLDNLADETCAKSPRRGNIQSVQLAAKMVMMHLINHLGHFPMGIGAARLSSLVVELDDVPGIDGDELSSAIFHAPNIQLLMLSNSVIMSLVELAALDAPGGGVTAGLTTAPSLVRVLLRDLAGKASWDSSILYSQPSIEDDVLITFTKHVEWKTKIHCDDLSSVTTSQACTPRHTIRHREPHILPTFANGASDMDNLDDLLQYIGHTSPEVLTNPEIALNAPANSPQGHYLESETIATILSQRNAEQEHINNWNQHISMCATAISPPSCRPPPAPFHHCRLLFSHLGLSGWEQRRKLHLLSKNEKLLRELRNLDSQRSRETHKIAVIYVSQGQEDKNSILSNVTASKEYENFIAKLAWEVELESHTGFLGGLVPGKASGVTAPYFATSFTEILFHVATRMPSDSPESLLQKTRHLGNDEIHIVWSEHWRDYRRDIIPTEFCDVLIVIYPLHNKLYRIQISRKSEIPFFGPLFDECIVEDKVLPGLVRTTALAASRAKRSTLTLYQHYYEERARSIDTVMRNHKEATTFEEFTANVYSPVQPPSPFSGASSVSASSNLAAALIDSHQGRSGLRSSSATSSDNRANRVLHNLFRVSDGSRVWFSNDTPESTALHGISPRPVKKMSFKTGPKQRASTQPTPPDSPRYK, encoded by the exons ATGTTCAGCAAAAAACTTCATGTAGACGTCAAAAAGTCAACACTGAAGATTCAGGATGTTAAAAAGGATAGCGCGACTCGGTTCAAGCACCTTAAGATCGTACTAG AAAATGTGGACACTGATGAGGCAAAGGGGTTTTTTGAAGGCAACTTCAGTCATGTCTATTTTATTCTGTATGATTGCTTTGTGTCAGCTGAAGCAAACTTACGGCAACGAG TGCATAAAGCACATAGGGAGGAATTGGAGCAGGTATTACAGCTCTTAGAGAAAGTTTTGATACTTCTCCCTGAACTTCTTAATAGAAGATGGCAATGTCACAGTCTGGCAAGGATTTTGCAGAAACTTTTACATCCTGGTAATAGTTGGAAACTCCGTAGACAAGCTGTGAG gtATTTCATTTTATGGTACCAAGCGCTTGGCGAAAATGCACCTGAGCATATACATCAAATGTTTGCAAGTTTGGTACCAGGGTTTCCACCTCAACAGCCATCTCCTTACAAGTCTGAACGTAAGGTAGatgggaagaaagaaaaacttgCAAAAGTAACTGGTTGTGATGATAAAGATAAGAAAGAATTTTATGATACACAATTGTCACAAAGTACTTTTCATGACAATGCCTCGAACCAGTGTCCTGTCACTCCAGTTGACGGTGGACCTATTTTACCCCCACAAAGTGGAGAAAAGCCTCTTGATAATGAGACTGTTCGATTTTTAGAAGCATTACTTGAATTTATGGTTACTCAG GTTATAAAGATAGAATGGCGAGATAAATCTTCACGACAGCACAagacttttcaatttttattagaacGTTTTAAAGTTGCATACCTTCGTCATATTTGTCCCGATTTCGACGATAATTTCTCTTTGTACAAACCTAATTTAGAATTGCCTACGATGCGTAAACCAACGAATCAAAGTCAGGATAATTATGTACTGTGTAAAGTTGCATTGATAAAATGGATCGCCAGTTTTACGCATATCGCTAGAAAAGATGGTCTTTTCGCACATCTTTCACATAG CACAACTCCAAACGAAGAAAGCACGGATTCGGAACTTCGTCGCGTTTCAGTTACTCAGAATTCGACTGATTCAACTTTATTATCGCCTGAATCAACTGTGTCTCAACAAGAGAATCAAAATCAGGAAGATAATACCGTTTCGGCTGTTACTTTGGTCAGGGAAGTTCTGTACAGTAACAGAGATAATGTGAATTTTGTACATGAATTGTATAGACAAGCATTTCTTCTGGACTTTAATCATGCTGGTGCTATAAGAAAAGCCATAGCTGTTTATAAAGATTGGATTCAAATGAAT GAGCTTCCTCCATTTATGTTAGAATCATTGGATAGTCACAAAGAAAGAGATTTAGATGATACTTTCAAAAAGGATGCGAGTGATATTGATAGAAGTCCATCTGAATCTTATCGTCAAACGAGATTGAGAAACGATTCTTACCTCGGTGCTATACACagggaaaatttgtttataagaGCGGGATTACAAAATGTTCTACAAGTATTCATTACACAAGCTTCTAATGTATTCTTCTTAGAACATTCTGGACCAAATGCATCTCCAACATTACTCGAAGAACAAACAGATAGTTGCAAAAGAGTTTTAAACGTTTATCGCTATGTCGTTATGCATTCTAGATTAGAACCGGGCACTTGGGAACAGTTGCTTag GGTATTGCTACAAATAACGTCACTTGttttgaatgaaaaattgtcTCGGCGCAAAGCTCAAGAAAGCATTGGCGGCAAACTTGCACCTGCCATATTTCAAACCTTAATTGTCACGTGGATTAAAGCCAATCTAAATGTCATTATTTCTACTCAGTTATGGGATCAGTTTCTGGATGTATTGACATCTTTAACGCAATGGGAAGAGTTAATTCGAGAGTGGGCA AAAACGCTGGACACTCTGACAAGGGTGCTTGCCAGGCACGTGTACAACTTGGATTTAAATGACCTGCCATTGGATAGATTGAGCGAGCAAAAGACTAAAAGGCGTCGTGGTGTTGGAAGTCGTGCTGCCTCTACAGGAAGTGTACAACCACCTCGTAAAGGAAGTGTTGATCAAGAAAATAATGTCGTATCTAAAGAAAATGTTACGg aTCATCCAATGCGAGACTTGAGAAAAGTACGACCTTTACCGCGCAGTGCAAGCGACAACACAATATACAATGGAAAAGCTCGTACGAAACTTCAAAGAaatcgtacgcataccgtacaTAGCGGCATTCCTG TACTCCCCCTATCGATAGAGCAAGACATGGCGCGACTATTGTCAAGCGGTTCCACTTCATCGTCAGGAGCTGGCCGAAAAATGTTACCAAACAGGCGTGCTAAATCATTGGATAGCATTATCATTGTCGATAGTGAACCACCATCCCCGCGATGCCCTTCTCCGACGCCGAGCAGCGGAGTTGACAGCAACAAAGACAGTCCAATACAAATAGAAAACATTGACGGCAGTAGTATCG ACACAAatgatgcatcagaaaggagaTCTGTTATGGCAGGTGGTGGTGTTCGCGGATGGTTACCCGACGTAGCAGTCGTATTATGGCGACGTATGTTATCAGCATTAGGGGATGTAAATAACATTCAAGATCCTTCTCTGCACGGTCAAGTTATGGATTACCTCGTTCAACTTACGCAAACACTTATAAAA ATTCGTTTAAATCAAGGTGTATCTGGAGACAATCAAGTAACTCCACCAGCTCCAGAACTCATACCTCCATTAACAGTCATTGCTCCATGGTGTTTCAAG GCAATACAACTTCCGGATCAGTACGAAGTTGGTAAATTAGCAGCGTACCGTTTGATCTGTCTTTTGACAGTTCAGCCGCAGGATATCAATTTACCAAAACAACACTTGACCCTTTTTTATCGTGCGGTTCACAACGGTATCGTCAGTAATGAGAGTAAAGTTCTGCATGTACTGGTCAAGTATACTGGACCTAGGTTGTTCAGTTTGAATCTTCCCGGTTCTAGCCTACTGATCTTAGATTACATTCATGCTGCTAATGTAATATTAAGTAGTCAGGATATTGAG GCACCGAGAACAGAAGCTGTCTCAATAATTGGATCATTATTGTCATTACCTGCTACTACAATTAAATTGCCTGTATTGCAGCCTACCCCAACAGATATTTTAACTATGACGTGTCCAGACGCAAAG GAACATATAATCACGATTCTCTTAAGAAGTTGTAGGCGTGAACCAACTGGTATCGCAAGGTGCGTGGCTCTTTCAAGCATTGCAATGTTTGTGTATAGAGAACTGTGCTTCAAGAATCAACATCCGAGGATTCCAGAATCTGTTACAGTTCTCCTTTTAGCGCTCAGA GCCAGTCATGCTATTGTTGCTCAAGTGGCATGTGATTCTCTTCTTTTATTGTGCGACAAAGCAGACACCCTTTTGGAGCTGTATCCAAATGTGCCATCTAAAATAATTCAA ATTTTATCAGAAACTCTTGGGTATATGAGTACTCGGGATAGACGTGGGCCTTTGACAATATCAATGTTATTCTGCTTGGGCGAGTGGGCTATGCATCTAGGTCCAGATGTCTTGTTACGCGTATTTCAAGGAAAACCTCTGCTAATGACCTTATTTACG GTATTGGATAATATAGTGCAAGATAAAGTCACTAAAGGTCAGTTATCTCAGTCAGGTAAAAATCATGAAGACGAAGATGATGATTTTGATCCTGATATTAATTTGGACAACTTAGCCGATGAAACCTGTGCTAAATCGCCTCGTCGAGGCAATATTCAGTCTGTTCAATTAGCGGCAAAAATG GTAATGATGCATTTAATAAATCATTTGGGACATTTTCCAATGGGTATTGGAGCTGCACGATTGTCTTCATTAGTTGTCGAATTAGATGACGTACCAGGAATAGACGGAGATGAATTGTCATCTGCTATTTTCCATGCACCAAATATACAATTATTGATGTTGTCAAACTCTGTAATAATGTCACTTGTTGAACTAGCCGCTTTGGATGCACCTGGCGGTGGCGTCACTGCTGGGTTAACAACAGCTCCATCGTTGGTTAGAGTTTTGTTGCGAGATTTGGCAGGGAAAGCATCTTGGGATAGTTCCATTTTATATAGTCAACCGTCGATTGAGGATGATGTTCTGATTACATTTACAAAGCATG TTGAATggaaaacaaaaatacattgcGACGATTTGAGCAGTGTTACGACGTCTCAAGCATGTACACCTCGACATACGATACGACATCGTGAACCTCATATATTGCCTACGTTTGCAAACGGTGCGAGCGATATGGATAACTTGGACGAT cTTTTGCAATATATAGGACACACAAGTCCTGAAGTATTAACCAATCCAGAAATCGCACTTAACGCGCCTGCTAATTCACCACAGGGACATTATCTTGAAAGTGAAACCATCGCGACCATTCTCAGTCAAAGGAATGCAGAACAAGAGCATATCAATAATTGGAACCAGCATATTAG CATGTGTGCAACCGCAATAAGTCCACCATCCTGTCGTCCACCCCCAGCGCCATTCCACCACTGCCGCCTTTTATTTTCGCATCTAGGTCTGTCGGGTTGGGAACAACGCAGAAAATTGCATTTATTGTCCAAAAATGAAAAGCTTTTACGAGAACTGCGAAATCTGGACAGTCAGAGGTCAAGGGAAACACATAAAATAGCAGTGATTTACGTTAGCCAGGGTCAGGAGGATAAGAATTCTATATTAAGCAATGTCACTGCTAGCAAAGAATACGAGAACTTTATCGCGAAACTAGCTTGGGAAGTTGAACTTGAATCGCATACAGGTTTTCTCGGAGGTCTTGTGCCTGGAAAAGCGTCTGGCGTTACTGCGCCCTATTTTGCTACATCTTTCACCGAAATTCTCTTTCACGTAGCAACGAGAATGCCGTCTGATAGTCCTGAAAGTCTGTTGCAaaag ACACGACATCTTGGCAATGATGAGATTCACATAGTTTGGTCAGAACATTGGAGAGATTATCGTAGGGACATTATACCAACCGAATTTTGTGATGTTTTAATAGTAATTTATCCTTTACACAACAAATTGTATAGAattcaaatttctcgaaaatcaGAGATCCCATTTTTTGGGCCTTTGTTTGATGAATGTATTGTGGAAGATAAAGTTTTACCGGGATTAGTGAGAACAACAGCGTTGGCAGCGAGTAGGGCAAAACGGTCTACGCTTACGTTGTATCAACATTA TTACGAAGAGAGAGCGAGGTCCATCGATACCGttatgagaaaccataaagaaGCGACCACGTTTGAAGAATTTACCGCTAACGTGTATTCTCCAGTGCAACCACCAAGTCCATTCAGTGGTGCTTCTTCTGTATCTG CATCGTCAAACCTCGCAGCAGCGCTTATAGATTCCCATCAGGGTCGATCCGGTCTGCGAAGTTCTTCAGCGACGAGCAGTGATAACCGCGCGAATAGAG TCTTACACAATCTATTCAGAG TTTCTGATGGAAGTAGAGTGTGGTTTAGCAACGACACTCCAGAAAGTACAGCACTCCATGGAATTTCACCTAGACCTGTAAAAAAGATGTCGTTCAAAACTGGACCGAAGCAAAGAGCAAGCACTCAACCTACACCACCTGACAGCCCAAGATATAAATAA
- the LOC143146335 gene encoding putative Rho GTPase-activating protein CG5521 isoform X7 — protein MFSKKLHVDVKKSTLKIQDVKKDSATRFKHLKIVLENVDTDEAKGFFEGNFSHVYFILYDCFVSAEANLRQRVHKAHREELEQVLQLLEKVLILLPELLNRRWQCHSLARILQKLLHPGNSWKLRRQAVRYFILWYQALGENAPEHIHQMFASLVPGFPPQQPSPYKSERKVDGKKEKLAKVTGCDDKDKKEFYDTQLSQSTFHDNASNQCPVTPVDGGPILPPQSGEKPLDNETVRFLEALLEFMVTQVIKIEWRDKSSRQHKTFQFLLERFKVAYLRHICPDFDDNFSLYKPNLELPTMRKPTNQSQDNYVLCKVALIKWIASFTHIARKDGLFAHLSHSTTPNEESTDSELRRVSVTQNSTDSTLLSPESTVSQQENQNQEDNTVSAVTLVREVLYSNRDNVNFVHELYRQAFLLDFNHAGAIRKAIAVYKDWIQMNELPPFMLESLDSHKERDLDDTFKKDASDIDRSPSESYRQTRLRNDSYLGAIHRENLFIRAGLQNVLQVFITQASNVFFLEHSGPNASPTLLEEQTDSCKRVLNVYRYVVMHSRLEPGTWEQLLRVLLQITSLVLNEKLSRRKAQESIGGKLAPAIFQTLIVTWIKANLNVIISTQLWDQFLDVLTSLTQWEELIREWAKTLDTLTRVLARHVYNLDLNDLPLDRLSEQKTKRRRGVGSRAASTGSVQPPRKGSVDQENNVVSKENVTDHPMRDLRKVRPLPRSASDNTIYNGKARTKLQRNRTHTVHSGIPDTNDASERRSVMAGGGVRGWLPDVAVVLWRRMLSALGDVNNIQDPSLHGQVMDYLVQLTQTLIKIRLNQGVSGDNQVTPPAPELIPPLTVIAPWCFKAIQLPDQYEVGKLAAYRLICLLTVQPQDINLPKQHLTLFYRAVHNGIVSNESKVLHVLVKYTGPRLFSLNLPGSSLLILDYIHAANVILSSQDIEAPRTEAVSIIGSLLSLPATTIKLPVLQPTPTDILTMTCPDAKEHIITILLRSCRREPTGIARCVALSSIAMFVYRELCFKNQHPRIPESVTVLLLALRASHAIVAQVACDSLLLLCDKADTLLELYPNVPSKIIQILSETLGYMSTRDRRGPLTISMLFCLGEWAMHLGPDVLLRVFQGKPLLMTLFTVLDNIVQDKVTKGQLSQSGKNHEDEDDDFDPDINLDNLADETCAKSPRRGNIQSVQLAAKMVMMHLINHLGHFPMGIGAARLSSLVVELDDVPGIDGDELSSAIFHAPNIQLLMLSNSVIMSLVELAALDAPGGGVTAGLTTAPSLVRVLLRDLAGKASWDSSILYSQPSIEDDVLITFTKHVEWKTKIHCDDLSSVTTSQACTPRHTIRHREPHILPTFANGASDMDNLDDLLQYIGHTSPEVLTNPEIALNAPANSPQGHYLESETIATILSQRNAEQEHINNWNQHISMCATAISPPSCRPPPAPFHHCRLLFSHLGLSGWEQRRKLHLLSKNEKLLRELRNLDSQRSRETHKIAVIYVSQGQEDKNSILSNVTASKEYENFIAKLAWEVELESHTGFLGGLVPGKASGVTAPYFATSFTEILFHVATRMPSDSPESLLQKTRHLGNDEIHIVWSEHWRDYRRDIIPTEFCDVLIVIYPLHNKLYRIQISRKSEIPFFGPLFDECIVEDKVLPGLVRTTALAASRAKRSTLTLYQHYYEERARSIDTVMRNHKEATTFEEFTANVYSPVQPPSPFSGASSVSGSTTSVQSTASSNLAAALIDSHQGRSGLRSSSATSSDNRANRVLHNLFRVSDGSRVWFSNDTPESTALHGISPRPVKKMSFKTGPKQRASTQPTPPDSPRYK, from the exons ATGTTCAGCAAAAAACTTCATGTAGACGTCAAAAAGTCAACACTGAAGATTCAGGATGTTAAAAAGGATAGCGCGACTCGGTTCAAGCACCTTAAGATCGTACTAG AAAATGTGGACACTGATGAGGCAAAGGGGTTTTTTGAAGGCAACTTCAGTCATGTCTATTTTATTCTGTATGATTGCTTTGTGTCAGCTGAAGCAAACTTACGGCAACGAG TGCATAAAGCACATAGGGAGGAATTGGAGCAGGTATTACAGCTCTTAGAGAAAGTTTTGATACTTCTCCCTGAACTTCTTAATAGAAGATGGCAATGTCACAGTCTGGCAAGGATTTTGCAGAAACTTTTACATCCTGGTAATAGTTGGAAACTCCGTAGACAAGCTGTGAG gtATTTCATTTTATGGTACCAAGCGCTTGGCGAAAATGCACCTGAGCATATACATCAAATGTTTGCAAGTTTGGTACCAGGGTTTCCACCTCAACAGCCATCTCCTTACAAGTCTGAACGTAAGGTAGatgggaagaaagaaaaacttgCAAAAGTAACTGGTTGTGATGATAAAGATAAGAAAGAATTTTATGATACACAATTGTCACAAAGTACTTTTCATGACAATGCCTCGAACCAGTGTCCTGTCACTCCAGTTGACGGTGGACCTATTTTACCCCCACAAAGTGGAGAAAAGCCTCTTGATAATGAGACTGTTCGATTTTTAGAAGCATTACTTGAATTTATGGTTACTCAG GTTATAAAGATAGAATGGCGAGATAAATCTTCACGACAGCACAagacttttcaatttttattagaacGTTTTAAAGTTGCATACCTTCGTCATATTTGTCCCGATTTCGACGATAATTTCTCTTTGTACAAACCTAATTTAGAATTGCCTACGATGCGTAAACCAACGAATCAAAGTCAGGATAATTATGTACTGTGTAAAGTTGCATTGATAAAATGGATCGCCAGTTTTACGCATATCGCTAGAAAAGATGGTCTTTTCGCACATCTTTCACATAG CACAACTCCAAACGAAGAAAGCACGGATTCGGAACTTCGTCGCGTTTCAGTTACTCAGAATTCGACTGATTCAACTTTATTATCGCCTGAATCAACTGTGTCTCAACAAGAGAATCAAAATCAGGAAGATAATACCGTTTCGGCTGTTACTTTGGTCAGGGAAGTTCTGTACAGTAACAGAGATAATGTGAATTTTGTACATGAATTGTATAGACAAGCATTTCTTCTGGACTTTAATCATGCTGGTGCTATAAGAAAAGCCATAGCTGTTTATAAAGATTGGATTCAAATGAAT GAGCTTCCTCCATTTATGTTAGAATCATTGGATAGTCACAAAGAAAGAGATTTAGATGATACTTTCAAAAAGGATGCGAGTGATATTGATAGAAGTCCATCTGAATCTTATCGTCAAACGAGATTGAGAAACGATTCTTACCTCGGTGCTATACACagggaaaatttgtttataagaGCGGGATTACAAAATGTTCTACAAGTATTCATTACACAAGCTTCTAATGTATTCTTCTTAGAACATTCTGGACCAAATGCATCTCCAACATTACTCGAAGAACAAACAGATAGTTGCAAAAGAGTTTTAAACGTTTATCGCTATGTCGTTATGCATTCTAGATTAGAACCGGGCACTTGGGAACAGTTGCTTag GGTATTGCTACAAATAACGTCACTTGttttgaatgaaaaattgtcTCGGCGCAAAGCTCAAGAAAGCATTGGCGGCAAACTTGCACCTGCCATATTTCAAACCTTAATTGTCACGTGGATTAAAGCCAATCTAAATGTCATTATTTCTACTCAGTTATGGGATCAGTTTCTGGATGTATTGACATCTTTAACGCAATGGGAAGAGTTAATTCGAGAGTGGGCA AAAACGCTGGACACTCTGACAAGGGTGCTTGCCAGGCACGTGTACAACTTGGATTTAAATGACCTGCCATTGGATAGATTGAGCGAGCAAAAGACTAAAAGGCGTCGTGGTGTTGGAAGTCGTGCTGCCTCTACAGGAAGTGTACAACCACCTCGTAAAGGAAGTGTTGATCAAGAAAATAATGTCGTATCTAAAGAAAATGTTACGg aTCATCCAATGCGAGACTTGAGAAAAGTACGACCTTTACCGCGCAGTGCAAGCGACAACACAATATACAATGGAAAAGCTCGTACGAAACTTCAAAGAaatcgtacgcataccgtacaTAGCGGCATTCCTG ACACAAatgatgcatcagaaaggagaTCTGTTATGGCAGGTGGTGGTGTTCGCGGATGGTTACCCGACGTAGCAGTCGTATTATGGCGACGTATGTTATCAGCATTAGGGGATGTAAATAACATTCAAGATCCTTCTCTGCACGGTCAAGTTATGGATTACCTCGTTCAACTTACGCAAACACTTATAAAA ATTCGTTTAAATCAAGGTGTATCTGGAGACAATCAAGTAACTCCACCAGCTCCAGAACTCATACCTCCATTAACAGTCATTGCTCCATGGTGTTTCAAG GCAATACAACTTCCGGATCAGTACGAAGTTGGTAAATTAGCAGCGTACCGTTTGATCTGTCTTTTGACAGTTCAGCCGCAGGATATCAATTTACCAAAACAACACTTGACCCTTTTTTATCGTGCGGTTCACAACGGTATCGTCAGTAATGAGAGTAAAGTTCTGCATGTACTGGTCAAGTATACTGGACCTAGGTTGTTCAGTTTGAATCTTCCCGGTTCTAGCCTACTGATCTTAGATTACATTCATGCTGCTAATGTAATATTAAGTAGTCAGGATATTGAG GCACCGAGAACAGAAGCTGTCTCAATAATTGGATCATTATTGTCATTACCTGCTACTACAATTAAATTGCCTGTATTGCAGCCTACCCCAACAGATATTTTAACTATGACGTGTCCAGACGCAAAG GAACATATAATCACGATTCTCTTAAGAAGTTGTAGGCGTGAACCAACTGGTATCGCAAGGTGCGTGGCTCTTTCAAGCATTGCAATGTTTGTGTATAGAGAACTGTGCTTCAAGAATCAACATCCGAGGATTCCAGAATCTGTTACAGTTCTCCTTTTAGCGCTCAGA GCCAGTCATGCTATTGTTGCTCAAGTGGCATGTGATTCTCTTCTTTTATTGTGCGACAAAGCAGACACCCTTTTGGAGCTGTATCCAAATGTGCCATCTAAAATAATTCAA ATTTTATCAGAAACTCTTGGGTATATGAGTACTCGGGATAGACGTGGGCCTTTGACAATATCAATGTTATTCTGCTTGGGCGAGTGGGCTATGCATCTAGGTCCAGATGTCTTGTTACGCGTATTTCAAGGAAAACCTCTGCTAATGACCTTATTTACG GTATTGGATAATATAGTGCAAGATAAAGTCACTAAAGGTCAGTTATCTCAGTCAGGTAAAAATCATGAAGACGAAGATGATGATTTTGATCCTGATATTAATTTGGACAACTTAGCCGATGAAACCTGTGCTAAATCGCCTCGTCGAGGCAATATTCAGTCTGTTCAATTAGCGGCAAAAATG GTAATGATGCATTTAATAAATCATTTGGGACATTTTCCAATGGGTATTGGAGCTGCACGATTGTCTTCATTAGTTGTCGAATTAGATGACGTACCAGGAATAGACGGAGATGAATTGTCATCTGCTATTTTCCATGCACCAAATATACAATTATTGATGTTGTCAAACTCTGTAATAATGTCACTTGTTGAACTAGCCGCTTTGGATGCACCTGGCGGTGGCGTCACTGCTGGGTTAACAACAGCTCCATCGTTGGTTAGAGTTTTGTTGCGAGATTTGGCAGGGAAAGCATCTTGGGATAGTTCCATTTTATATAGTCAACCGTCGATTGAGGATGATGTTCTGATTACATTTACAAAGCATG TTGAATggaaaacaaaaatacattgcGACGATTTGAGCAGTGTTACGACGTCTCAAGCATGTACACCTCGACATACGATACGACATCGTGAACCTCATATATTGCCTACGTTTGCAAACGGTGCGAGCGATATGGATAACTTGGACGAT cTTTTGCAATATATAGGACACACAAGTCCTGAAGTATTAACCAATCCAGAAATCGCACTTAACGCGCCTGCTAATTCACCACAGGGACATTATCTTGAAAGTGAAACCATCGCGACCATTCTCAGTCAAAGGAATGCAGAACAAGAGCATATCAATAATTGGAACCAGCATATTAG CATGTGTGCAACCGCAATAAGTCCACCATCCTGTCGTCCACCCCCAGCGCCATTCCACCACTGCCGCCTTTTATTTTCGCATCTAGGTCTGTCGGGTTGGGAACAACGCAGAAAATTGCATTTATTGTCCAAAAATGAAAAGCTTTTACGAGAACTGCGAAATCTGGACAGTCAGAGGTCAAGGGAAACACATAAAATAGCAGTGATTTACGTTAGCCAGGGTCAGGAGGATAAGAATTCTATATTAAGCAATGTCACTGCTAGCAAAGAATACGAGAACTTTATCGCGAAACTAGCTTGGGAAGTTGAACTTGAATCGCATACAGGTTTTCTCGGAGGTCTTGTGCCTGGAAAAGCGTCTGGCGTTACTGCGCCCTATTTTGCTACATCTTTCACCGAAATTCTCTTTCACGTAGCAACGAGAATGCCGTCTGATAGTCCTGAAAGTCTGTTGCAaaag ACACGACATCTTGGCAATGATGAGATTCACATAGTTTGGTCAGAACATTGGAGAGATTATCGTAGGGACATTATACCAACCGAATTTTGTGATGTTTTAATAGTAATTTATCCTTTACACAACAAATTGTATAGAattcaaatttctcgaaaatcaGAGATCCCATTTTTTGGGCCTTTGTTTGATGAATGTATTGTGGAAGATAAAGTTTTACCGGGATTAGTGAGAACAACAGCGTTGGCAGCGAGTAGGGCAAAACGGTCTACGCTTACGTTGTATCAACATTA TTACGAAGAGAGAGCGAGGTCCATCGATACCGttatgagaaaccataaagaaGCGACCACGTTTGAAGAATTTACCGCTAACGTGTATTCTCCAGTGCAACCACCAAGTCCATTCAGTGGTGCTTCTTCTGTATCTG GATCTACAACAAGCGTGCAATCCACAGCATCGTCAAACCTCGCAGCAGCGCTTATAGATTCCCATCAGGGTCGATCCGGTCTGCGAAGTTCTTCAGCGACGAGCAGTGATAACCGCGCGAATAGAG TCTTACACAATCTATTCAGAG TTTCTGATGGAAGTAGAGTGTGGTTTAGCAACGACACTCCAGAAAGTACAGCACTCCATGGAATTTCACCTAGACCTGTAAAAAAGATGTCGTTCAAAACTGGACCGAAGCAAAGAGCAAGCACTCAACCTACACCACCTGACAGCCCAAGATATAAATAA